A stretch of the Planktothricoides raciborskii GIHE-MW2 genome encodes the following:
- a CDS encoding HEAT repeat domain-containing protein has product MFRLIEKRLGSSVQEISRLAHLAFIGFLIMGSNAIALTIGRSLFLAKAGPKYLPLFLILMPIATILVSGGFSRIIDRCDRPKLFQWVLGISSVIVLGLRSLLSWNIVAVYFSLLIFAWVAYVLLFRIKFWTLVSDYFTSLELKRYTPILSLGSSIGYFLGSMLVGLLSKSITLENQLLLMPVLYGLAIAEINSLQKHEKPISKNAEKPSQTQEWSRKNLQIIPQLIANYPIIFYLAISAFALEMVRSINEVQHSIIYTETFTNAQNLASFLGLVTAALTALELILIVFFTRPLIQKLGVRPMNLIYPLANLLTFMGLAVSFKLPSAIGANFTYRTLLYSIGIPVMNLNYNAVPPQFSGRIRVLSEGIFTPMGRIFAGAILLVAQPILTNLQVSWLGIVISTILIVISCLTGKSYLKSLVAMLRNGQVSLDHVKSGIQHIRYLSIDQVRALLSSENQNAKILGLQLAAYLKNLRKIFPELEALLPNADAATRRAVVRLATQTHNRALIHKFEQLLNSPDSTTRSIALEVLIASGYAVKDEQLSSLLADENQEVKAIACVAATSQGTSAETEAACELLWHSESEPTPAQAAVRTVLSRYSRQPEFISQLEKILRGAAPEVRRETLETLATIAQPHDRLIGKIAIAQVNHPSPEVRGAAFHLLGTVHCPEMLSYMARGLEDADPNVRNQAAIALAAYGDSSLAVVQPYLSAPQPEVIDAAIAAIAKVGSNQAEAVLFNYLDADFQLITQSLRWQQEMPSDQPDLKFFLAAIEDYHQRILDRLFYVLSCFGHSRTISYVQRRLSSPDQRERANAVETLASLPQRRFVLPIMPLLERFASGKTTQPKTSVNLSPLSPLDETQRQLLQAASEASDRWIKIAASFALETQQTNHEFPGELSQQSLFSEAVLPVFTEQLLLLKQIALFRHLNLDQLSLISREMMPQNFLAGEIIFTEGSLGDILYIITSGTVKIMRQPLNAPPKEIAKLSVGEHFGEMTLLDDLPHSATVQAATDCTVLALQKNSFDQLIQQHPQILLEISKELSLRLRAANELANYS; this is encoded by the coding sequence ATGTTTAGATTAATTGAAAAACGTCTGGGGAGTTCGGTTCAAGAAATTAGCCGACTAGCTCACTTGGCGTTTATCGGCTTTTTAATTATGGGCAGTAATGCCATTGCTTTAACCATTGGTCGTTCGTTATTTTTGGCGAAAGCCGGGCCGAAGTATTTGCCCCTATTTTTAATTTTGATGCCGATCGCTACGATTTTAGTATCTGGGGGGTTTAGTCGGATTATTGACCGTTGCGATCGCCCCAAATTATTTCAGTGGGTCTTGGGTATTTCCAGTGTAATAGTATTGGGACTGCGATCGCTTCTGAGTTGGAATATTGTAGCGGTCTATTTTAGTCTCTTAATCTTTGCCTGGGTTGCTTATGTTTTGCTGTTTAGGATTAAGTTCTGGACTTTAGTTAGTGACTATTTTACCTCCTTAGAATTAAAGCGATATACGCCAATTTTGTCCCTAGGGTCTAGCATTGGCTATTTCCTCGGTAGTATGTTGGTCGGGTTGCTGTCCAAATCCATCACCTTAGAAAATCAGTTGCTATTAATGCCAGTCCTCTATGGTCTGGCGATCGCGGAAATCAATTCCTTACAAAAACACGAAAAACCAATTAGCAAAAACGCCGAAAAACCCTCGCAAACTCAAGAATGGAGTAGGAAAAACCTGCAAATAATCCCCCAGCTAATCGCCAATTACCCCATCATATTTTATTTAGCGATTAGTGCTTTTGCCTTGGAGATGGTTCGTTCTATCAACGAAGTTCAACATTCGATTATTTATACCGAAACATTTACCAATGCTCAAAATTTAGCCAGTTTCCTGGGATTAGTCACAGCCGCCCTAACCGCCCTGGAATTAATATTAATTGTCTTTTTCACCAGGCCCCTGATTCAAAAACTGGGTGTCAGACCGATGAACCTGATTTATCCCCTAGCTAACTTGCTCACTTTTATGGGATTAGCGGTCAGCTTCAAATTACCTTCAGCCATTGGCGCTAATTTTACTTACCGCACTTTATTATATAGTATCGGTATTCCGGTAATGAACTTAAACTACAATGCGGTGCCGCCTCAATTTAGTGGCCGAATTCGGGTACTCAGTGAGGGAATTTTTACCCCAATGGGACGCATTTTTGCCGGGGCAATTCTCCTGGTTGCCCAGCCAATTTTGACCAACTTACAAGTTAGCTGGCTAGGGATTGTCATCAGCACAATTTTAATCGTGATTAGTTGCTTGACTGGCAAAAGCTATTTAAAATCTTTAGTGGCAATGTTGCGGAACGGACAGGTCAGTTTGGATCATGTAAAAAGTGGGATTCAACATATCCGTTATCTATCCATTGACCAAGTTCGCGCTTTGTTAAGTAGCGAGAATCAAAATGCCAAAATTTTAGGCTTACAATTAGCCGCTTATCTAAAAAATCTCCGCAAAATATTCCCCGAATTAGAGGCATTATTACCAAATGCAGACGCCGCAACCCGTCGGGCTGTGGTACGACTGGCCACCCAAACCCACAACCGGGCATTAATTCATAAATTTGAGCAGTTATTAAACTCCCCAGACTCAACCACTCGAAGTATTGCTTTGGAAGTTTTGATTGCCAGTGGTTATGCGGTGAAAGATGAGCAATTGTCGTCATTATTAGCGGATGAAAATCAGGAAGTAAAGGCGATCGCCTGTGTTGCCGCCACCAGTCAAGGAACTAGCGCGGAAACCGAGGCCGCTTGTGAACTTTTATGGCATTCAGAATCAGAACCCACCCCCGCACAAGCGGCGGTGAGAACAGTTTTAAGCCGCTATAGTCGCCAACCAGAGTTTATTTCCCAGCTAGAAAAAATTCTCCGAGGGGCTGCCCCAGAGGTGAGACGGGAAACCCTGGAAACCCTGGCCACCATTGCCCAACCCCATGACCGTTTGATTGGCAAAATCGCGATCGCACAAGTCAACCATCCCTCCCCGGAAGTGCGCGGGGCTGCCTTTCACCTGTTGGGTACGGTGCATTGTCCAGAAATGTTGTCATATATGGCCAGAGGTTTGGAGGATGCCGACCCGAACGTCCGCAACCAAGCGGCGATCGCTTTAGCTGCTTATGGGGATTCCAGTTTAGCGGTGGTGCAGCCGTATTTGTCCGCGCCCCAACCAGAGGTGATAGATGCCGCAATTGCCGCGATCGCCAAAGTGGGCAGCAACCAAGCTGAGGCGGTACTGTTTAACTATCTTGATGCGGATTTTCAACTAATAACGCAGAGTCTGCGGTGGCAGCAAGAAATGCCCTCGGATCAACCGGATTTAAAGTTCTTTCTTGCCGCGATCGAAGACTATCATCAACGCATTCTCGATCGCTTATTTTATGTCCTATCTTGTTTCGGCCATTCGCGCACGATCAGCTATGTGCAACGGCGACTTTCTTCCCCAGATCAAAGAGAACGGGCTAATGCAGTGGAAACCTTGGCATCTCTGCCACAGCGCCGGTTTGTCCTGCCCATAATGCCACTCCTGGAACGGTTTGCTTCCGGCAAAACCACTCAGCCCAAAACGTCGGTTAATCTTTCTCCTCTTTCCCCATTAGATGAAACCCAACGGCAATTACTTCAAGCAGCTTCAGAAGCAAGCGATCGCTGGATTAAAATAGCGGCTTCATTCGCCTTAGAAACCCAGCAAACTAACCATGAATTTCCTGGAGAATTGTCCCAGCAAAGTCTATTCTCTGAGGCTGTTTTGCCAGTTTTCACCGAGCAGTTATTATTGCTCAAACAAATTGCCCTATTTCGGCATTTAAACTTAGATCAGTTATCCCTAATTTCGCGAGAAATGATGCCCCAAAATTTTCTGGCGGGAGAAATAATTTTCACCGAAGGCAGTTTAGGAGACATTTTATATATTATCACCTCCGGCACCGTGAAAATTATGCGACAACCCCTAAATGCTCCGCCGAAAGAAATCGCTAAATTATCCGTCGGGGAGCATTTTGGCGAAATGACCTTATTAGACGATTTACCCCATTCAGCCACAGTCCAGGCTGCTACTGATTGCACCGTATTGGCGTTGCAGAAAAATAGTTTTGACCAGTTAATTCAGCAACATCCGCAAATTTTATTAGAAATTTCTAAAGAATTAAGTTTGCGTCTGCGAGCCGCTAATGAATTGGCTAACTATTCTTAA
- a CDS encoding Mo-dependent nitrogenase C-terminal domain-containing protein encodes MTIASSLSGKQSRKSSNLFDVLLQPARNWIDAIEVKDQKFARSVCKLIPAQCPFERDIQLFGRTLFHIPPMCKLNPFYEQFVGLRFRALCYLADECGEDVSMYCC; translated from the coding sequence ATGACTATTGCATCTAGTCTCTCTGGCAAACAGTCTCGTAAATCTTCAAACCTGTTTGATGTGTTATTGCAACCTGCTCGCAATTGGATTGATGCCATCGAAGTGAAAGATCAAAAATTTGCTAGATCGGTTTGCAAACTGATTCCGGCACAATGCCCTTTTGAGCGAGACATTCAACTATTTGGCCGAACGTTGTTCCACATTCCCCCAATGTGTAAACTCAATCCGTTCTATGAACAATTCGTCGGATTGCGTTTTCGGGCTTTGTGTTACCTCGCTGACGAATGTGGTGAAGATGTTAGTATGTACTGCTGCTAA
- a CDS encoding AAA family ATPase produces the protein MIALAGYEDLIEIHHSENSQVYRGRRVGDRLPVILKLLNREYPTSEQIRGYKQEYFLTCQIGSPGIVKAYSLEEWQRSYVIVLEDFGGISLKQWLKQRGKISLKEFLDLAIAIAESLGQIHGQNIIHKDINPGNIVVNPETKELKIIDFGIATQLSRENPTLKNPNVLEGTLPYISPEQTGRMNRGLDYRTDFYSLGVTFYEMLAGKLPFESSDPLELIHCHIAKMPPLLGNGEEVTGNRALVAAISGGAAIEPPSSRGAEEIENTPTPYTLHPVPRSPLPVPQVVADIVMKLMAKNAENRYQSAAGLKADLAECRRQLETTGNIAPFPLGEQDICDRFQIPQKLYGREAEIATLLAAFERVANPPESPLPGRIRGVEFMLVAGYSGIGKSSLVQELFKPITARRGYFISGKFDQFQRNIPYSAIVAAFGGLIEQLLGETEAQLQVWRKKLLQGLGASGQIIIDVIPEVELIIGKQPPVPALEPNEAQNRFNLVFGNFIRVFCTPDHPLTIFIDDLQWADTATLKLIEILLLDGQTSYLLLLGAYRDNEVMAGHPSLMTLEKIRQNNNAINQTINQITLQPLPLKQIAYLISDTLKQTPEQVGDLAELVRQKTGGNPFFITEFIQALYRSNLITFNRNTRVWQWEIAAIKARKFTDNVVELMVSKLQELPPITQKILSLAACWGAEFDLTLLNWITERSPQEIFEELKIALNQNLIFPRSELDRDLLIQSYKFSHDRIQQAAYSLIPDGEKEATHYHIGQVVLQNLLPPAREEQIFNLLNQLNYGITLITDQSERDELAQLNLMACDKARDATAYQSAREYATVGLSLLGEKPWQRQYEITLNFHNQAAELASICGDFEHMEILVKSVIGQADKLLDQVSVYRTKIFAHVNRNQLKEAISIAQQMLQKLGVNLPESPTPQDLQQAVAEINHLIGDQEIQDLVDRPMMTDPEKIAIVQIANSIIPAAYIIGSPLLPLAIALSVKLSISLGNTLASPFAYACYSMITCNFIKDVDTGVKFAKLSLQSAIKLGVKTVIPEAFSTAALFGLHRRSHLKETLILAQESYTTAIEVGNLDFAGRSAYTFCINAFACGQPLTRLASEIGSYCNGLAQQKQFTTANYCRIHWQSILNLLETPLETPLETPADLCILSGSALEEAEFLPELLKAHDLFGLYFFYLYKLMLCYLFGDIEKSQSYAAEVRHYFMGGVGTFGEPTFYFYDSLIALAAVSSASEELSEVLQRVEENQSQLQQYWADYAPMNHQHKVDLVAAEKCRLLGQKAEAIELYDRAIAGAKANEYLQEEALANELAVKFYLGWGKDKIASVYLQEALYAYELWGAQAKVKHLENSYADLLKLPSKVRARTETTILSYITTSAPKTHLDIETILKFNKVISGEIILEILLVKLLDVIIENAGAQSAYLILVEADGLVIEASKVVDSQQVEVWKPSPIESCETLPQTIIKYVARTQNIVVLNHAAKQGNFTQDAYILKYQPLSVFCVPLINQGQLVSIIYLENNLTIGAFTAERVELLQLIAGQAAIAIRHAQLYRQVRNSEQQLKQFLEAVPIGIAIIDEQGHPYYTNTKAQEILGKGVIPETKPEEIAQVYQSYIAQTNQVYPQERLPIIKALRGEASKADDIEIHQGDRIIPVEAWGKPIYNEQGEVIYAIATFQDISQRKQTEKLLMDYNQALEQQLALAKAKEAAEAETKAKSAFLATMSHEIRTPMNGVLGMAELLGNTTLNEQQKDYVKTLQESGNSLLVIINDILDFSKIESGNLTLEKHLFSLAELLDSISHIFRKQAREKNIQLTYTLDPKLPHWMRGDSNRFRQILLNLVGNAIKFTQQGTVAIAVSGHPVTESQKDKYELMIAVQDTGVGIKGDRIKQLFQPFTQADASIARKYGGTGLGLAISKRLVELMGGKIWVESQENFAGNPPSYWQLGTTINPGSKFYFTVILDVGENPELTPKQPVDEKTKPDSSENYNLRILLAEDHPINQKLAKQFLKRLGYQAAIANNGLEVLAALEEQVYDLILMDVQMPEMDGIEATRQICDLYPESSRPYIIAMTANAMQGDREICLEAGMNDYVSKPIRMETLKAAIQRYIDNLLKP, from the coding sequence ATGATCGCCCTGGCTGGATACGAGGACTTAATTGAAATTCATCATAGTGAGAACTCCCAGGTCTACCGGGGGCGACGAGTCGGCGATCGCCTGCCGGTAATCCTGAAATTACTCAACCGAGAGTATCCGACCTCTGAGCAAATTCGTGGCTATAAACAAGAATACTTTCTCACTTGCCAGATAGGGTCTCCCGGAATTGTCAAAGCCTATAGCCTGGAAGAATGGCAACGCAGTTATGTGATCGTCCTGGAAGACTTTGGCGGCATTTCCTTGAAACAATGGTTAAAGCAGCGGGGTAAAATTAGTCTGAAAGAATTTTTAGACCTAGCGATCGCGATCGCCGAAAGCTTGGGTCAAATTCACGGGCAAAATATCATTCACAAAGATATTAATCCGGGCAATATTGTAGTGAACCCCGAAACGAAAGAACTAAAAATAATTGACTTTGGCATTGCCACCCAACTGAGTCGAGAAAACCCCACCTTAAAGAATCCCAATGTATTAGAAGGCACATTACCTTATATTTCCCCGGAACAAACCGGCAGAATGAATCGGGGCTTAGATTATCGTACCGATTTTTATTCTTTAGGGGTTACATTCTACGAAATGCTGGCGGGAAAATTGCCCTTTGAAAGTAGCGACCCCTTGGAATTAATCCATTGTCATATTGCCAAAATGCCGCCGTTATTAGGGAACGGGGAAGAGGTAACAGGGAACAGGGCTCTTGTGGCCGCCATCAGCGGAGGAGCCGCCATCGAGCCGCCATCGAGCAGAGGAGCGGAGGAGATAGAGAACACCCCCACACCCTACACCCTACACCCCGTTCCCCGTTCCCCGTTGCCCGTTCCCCAAGTTGTTGCGGATATTGTAATGAAATTGATGGCGAAAAATGCGGAAAATCGCTATCAAAGTGCGGCTGGATTAAAAGCGGATTTAGCCGAATGTCGCCGTCAATTAGAAACTACGGGAAATATTGCCCCTTTTCCTTTGGGAGAGCAAGATATTTGCGATCGCTTTCAAATTCCCCAAAAACTTTACGGACGGGAAGCGGAAATCGCCACCCTACTGGCAGCATTTGAGCGCGTAGCGAACCCTCCTGAATCCCCCCTTCCTGGAAGAATTCGGGGGGTAGAATTCATGTTAGTTGCGGGATATTCTGGAATTGGTAAATCATCGTTAGTTCAAGAACTTTTTAAACCGATTACCGCTCGGCGAGGCTATTTTATTTCGGGTAAATTCGACCAATTTCAACGGAATATTCCCTACTCGGCGATCGTGGCCGCATTTGGCGGATTAATCGAACAACTATTAGGGGAAACAGAGGCACAATTGCAAGTCTGGCGAAAAAAATTATTGCAAGGCTTAGGAGCCAGCGGACAAATTATTATTGACGTAATTCCCGAAGTAGAATTAATCATCGGCAAACAGCCTCCAGTCCCGGCTTTAGAACCCAACGAAGCGCAAAATCGGTTTAACCTGGTCTTCGGCAATTTCATCAGAGTTTTCTGTACGCCAGACCATCCCTTAACCATATTTATCGATGATTTGCAATGGGCGGATACTGCCACCTTAAAACTAATAGAAATACTCTTACTTGACGGGCAAACGTCATATCTACTCCTCTTAGGAGCCTATCGAGATAATGAAGTAATGGCCGGACATCCTTCACTGATGACCCTGGAAAAAATTCGCCAAAATAACAACGCCATTAACCAAACCATTAACCAAATAACCTTACAACCGTTACCCCTGAAGCAAATTGCTTATTTAATCAGCGATACCCTAAAACAAACTCCGGAACAGGTGGGAGATTTAGCCGAGTTAGTCCGACAAAAAACCGGGGGAAATCCTTTTTTTATCACTGAATTTATCCAAGCTTTGTATCGGTCAAACTTAATTACATTCAACCGTAACACAAGAGTTTGGCAATGGGAAATTGCCGCCATAAAAGCCAGAAAATTTACGGATAATGTCGTAGAATTAATGGTGAGTAAACTGCAAGAATTACCCCCCATTACCCAGAAAATATTATCTTTAGCCGCTTGCTGGGGAGCCGAATTTGACTTGACCTTGCTGAACTGGATTACTGAGCGATCGCCCCAAGAAATTTTTGAAGAGTTAAAAATTGCTCTGAATCAAAACTTGATTTTTCCCCGGTCTGAATTAGATCGAGATTTACTGATTCAATCCTATAAATTTAGTCACGATCGCATCCAGCAAGCAGCTTATTCTCTAATTCCTGATGGGGAAAAAGAAGCAACCCATTACCACATTGGACAAGTGGTGCTGCAAAACCTTTTACCCCCTGCCAGAGAGGAGCAGATTTTTAACCTCCTGAATCAATTAAACTATGGAATTACCTTAATTACCGACCAATCAGAACGAGATGAATTAGCCCAACTGAATTTGATGGCTTGCGACAAAGCCAGGGACGCAACCGCTTATCAATCGGCACGTGAATATGCCACAGTCGGTTTATCTTTGCTAGGGGAAAAGCCTTGGCAACGGCAATATGAAATTACCCTAAATTTTCATAATCAAGCCGCAGAATTAGCTTCCATTTGCGGTGATTTTGAACATATGGAAATTCTGGTAAAATCTGTTATAGGCCAAGCGGATAAATTACTCGATCAAGTCAGCGTTTACCGCACAAAAATTTTTGCCCATGTCAACCGAAATCAACTCAAAGAAGCTATCTCAATTGCTCAACAAATGTTGCAAAAATTGGGTGTAAATCTGCCTGAGTCACCCACCCCACAGGATTTGCAGCAGGCAGTGGCAGAAATTAACCACCTGATCGGCGATCAAGAAATTCAAGACCTAGTTGATCGGCCAATGATGACCGATCCGGAAAAAATCGCCATTGTGCAGATTGCTAACAGTATTATCCCGGCAGCTTATATTATTGGTTCTCCCCTGCTACCGCTGGCGATCGCCTTATCAGTCAAGCTATCGATTTCATTAGGTAATACCTTAGCTTCACCTTTTGCTTATGCCTGCTATTCCATGATTACTTGTAATTTTATCAAAGATGTGGATACGGGGGTAAAGTTTGCTAAATTGTCACTCCAATCGGCGATTAAACTAGGTGTGAAAACCGTCATACCAGAGGCATTTTCAACGGCGGCGCTATTCGGGTTGCATCGGCGATCGCATCTCAAAGAAACCCTTATATTGGCGCAAGAAAGTTACACCACTGCCATAGAAGTGGGCAACTTAGATTTCGCCGGACGGAGTGCTTATACATTTTGTATTAATGCTTTTGCCTGCGGTCAGCCCTTAACCAGACTAGCATCGGAAATTGGCAGCTATTGCAATGGATTGGCGCAACAAAAGCAATTTACCACCGCGAATTATTGTCGCATTCATTGGCAGTCGATTTTAAATTTACTAGAAACGCCACTAGAAACGCCACTAGAAACGCCAGCCGATCTTTGTATTTTATCGGGAAGCGCCTTAGAAGAAGCTGAATTTTTGCCTGAACTTCTTAAAGCCCATGACTTATTTGGCTTATATTTTTTCTATTTATACAAGCTGATGCTGTGCTATTTGTTTGGGGACATAGAAAAATCTCAAAGTTATGCAGCGGAAGTCAGGCATTATTTCATGGGTGGAGTGGGGACTTTTGGCGAACCAACTTTTTATTTCTATGATTCTTTGATCGCTTTGGCGGCGGTCAGTTCCGCATCAGAGGAACTATCTGAAGTGCTGCAACGGGTAGAAGAAAATCAAAGTCAATTGCAACAATATTGGGCTGATTATGCGCCGATGAACCACCAGCATAAAGTAGATTTAGTGGCCGCAGAAAAATGCCGATTGTTAGGCCAAAAAGCCGAAGCCATTGAGTTATACGATCGCGCCATTGCGGGAGCCAAAGCTAATGAATACCTCCAGGAAGAAGCCCTGGCTAATGAACTAGCCGTCAAGTTTTACTTAGGCTGGGGCAAAGATAAAATTGCCAGCGTTTATCTGCAAGAGGCTCTCTATGCTTATGAACTTTGGGGCGCACAAGCTAAAGTAAAACATTTAGAAAATAGTTATGCTGATTTATTAAAATTACCATCAAAAGTGAGAGCGAGGACTGAGACAACGATTCTCTCCTATATCACCACCAGTGCGCCCAAAACTCATTTAGATATTGAAACAATTTTGAAATTTAATAAAGTCATTTCTGGCGAAATTATTTTGGAAATTTTGTTAGTGAAGTTGCTGGATGTTATAATTGAAAATGCGGGGGCGCAAAGTGCTTATCTGATTTTAGTTGAAGCAGATGGTTTAGTCATTGAAGCTTCTAAAGTCGTTGATTCGCAGCAAGTAGAAGTCTGGAAACCCAGTCCCATTGAAAGTTGTGAGACTTTGCCCCAGACGATAATTAAATATGTGGCCAGGACGCAAAACATTGTGGTGTTAAATCATGCAGCAAAACAAGGTAATTTTACTCAAGATGCTTATATTTTAAAATATCAGCCCTTGTCGGTTTTCTGCGTGCCGCTGATTAACCAAGGTCAATTAGTGAGTATTATTTATTTGGAAAATAATCTGACTATTGGAGCGTTTACCGCAGAACGAGTGGAATTGTTACAGTTGATTGCTGGTCAAGCAGCGATCGCCATTCGCCATGCTCAACTTTATCGCCAAGTGAGAAATAGTGAACAACAGCTTAAACAGTTTCTTGAAGCTGTACCAATTGGTATTGCTATTATTGATGAGCAAGGTCATCCTTACTATACTAATACCAAAGCTCAGGAAATTTTAGGCAAAGGGGTTATTCCCGAAACCAAACCAGAGGAAATTGCTCAGGTATATCAAAGCTATATTGCCCAAACTAATCAAGTTTATCCTCAAGAGCGATTACCGATTATTAAAGCATTACGAGGAGAAGCTTCTAAGGCTGATGATATTGAAATTCATCAAGGCGATCGCATTATTCCCGTCGAAGCTTGGGGAAAGCCAATTTATAACGAACAGGGAGAGGTGATTTATGCGATCGCCACCTTTCAAGATATTAGCCAACGCAAACAAACGGAAAAGCTGCTGATGGATTACAACCAAGCCTTAGAACAACAACTAGCTTTAGCAAAAGCCAAAGAAGCCGCCGAAGCAGAAACTAAAGCCAAAAGTGCTTTTTTGGCCACCATGAGTCACGAAATTCGCACTCCGATGAATGGGGTGTTGGGTATGGCAGAATTACTGGGAAATACTACCCTGAACGAGCAACAAAAAGACTATGTAAAAACTCTGCAAGAAAGTGGCAATTCTCTTTTAGTAATTATTAACGATATTCTGGATTTTTCAAAAATTGAATCAGGAAATTTAACTTTAGAAAAACATTTATTTTCTTTGGCGGAATTGCTCGATTCAATTAGCCATATTTTCCGCAAACAAGCCAGAGAAAAAAATATTCAATTAACCTATACTCTAGATCCTAAACTTCCCCATTGGATGAGGGGAGATAGCAATCGTTTTCGGCAAATCTTGCTTAATTTAGTTGGCAATGCGATTAAATTTACTCAGCAAGGGACAGTGGCGATCGCCGTTAGCGGTCATCCAGTGACGGAAAGTCAAAAAGATAAATATGAATTGATGATTGCGGTGCAAGATACTGGAGTAGGAATTAAAGGCGATCGAATCAAACAACTTTTTCAACCCTTTACCCAAGCGGATGCTTCCATTGCCCGTAAATATGGCGGCACCGGCTTAGGTTTGGCAATTAGCAAACGCTTAGTTGAGTTAATGGGCGGGAAAATATGGGTAGAAAGTCAGGAAAACTTTGCCGGAAATCCGCCGAGTTATTGGCAATTAGGCACCACTATAAATCCAGGGTCAAAGTTTTATTTTACAGTCATTCTCGACGTAGGTGAAAACCCGGAACTTACCCCAAAACAGCCGGTCGATGAAAAGACTAAACCTGACTCCAGTGAAAACTACAACTTGCGGATTTTGTTAGCGGAAGATCACCCGATCAATCAAAAATTAGCGAAACAATTCCTGAAGCGTTTAGGATATCAAGCGGCAATTGCCAATAATGGCTTAGAAGTGTTAGCCGCTTTAGAAGAGCAAGTCTATGATTTAATTTTAATGGACGTACAAATGCCCGAAATGGATGGCATCGAAGCCACGCGGCAAATTTGTGATCTGTATCCCGAAAGTAGCCGTCCTTATATTATTGCTATGACCGCCAATGCTATGCAGGGCGATCGCGAAATTTGTTTAGAAGCTGGCATGAATGATTATGTCAGCAAACCCATTCGCATGGAAACTCTGAAAGCCGCGATTCAAAGATATATTGACAATTTACTTAAACCATAA
- the cas2 gene encoding CRISPR-associated endonuclease Cas2, whose amino-acid sequence MLFYVVVYDIPDNKRRQKVHDLLEGYGKWVQYSTFECVLSSAKFEELQKRLRYRVKLEEDSIRFYPLSRHTSGQVETWGVGPPITEFPGSVII is encoded by the coding sequence ATGTTGTTTTATGTGGTGGTCTATGACATTCCCGATAATAAACGTCGTCAAAAAGTCCACGATCTGCTGGAGGGCTATGGCAAATGGGTGCAATATTCGACGTTTGAATGTGTCCTGAGTTCAGCTAAGTTTGAGGAGTTGCAAAAACGTTTGCGATATCGAGTGAAGTTGGAGGAGGATAGCATCCGCTTTTATCCTCTGTCCCGTCATACTTCGGGGCAGGTGGAAACCTGGGGGGTGGGGCCACCGATTACTGAGTTTCCCGGTTCGGTGATTATTTAG
- a CDS encoding nucleotidyltransferase domain-containing protein, with translation MNSEQPNILIKLSQGLKQIYGNQLEKIILYGSQARGDARPDSDFDILIVLKSSFNYSAESQRISKFIADLCLEHTIVISCFFASQEKYQTYESAFFRNVRREGILL, from the coding sequence ATGAACTCCGAACAACCCAATATTTTAATCAAACTTAGCCAAGGTCTTAAACAAATTTATGGAAACCAGCTTGAAAAAATTATTCTTTATGGATCTCAAGCCAGAGGGGATGCTAGACCAGACTCAGATTTTGATATTTTGATTGTCCTCAAATCATCATTTAATTATTCAGCAGAAAGTCAACGCATCTCAAAATTTATTGCTGACCTATGCCTAGAGCATACCATTGTGATTAGCTGTTTTTTTGCCAGTCAAGAAAAATATCAAACCTATGAAAGTGCTTTTTTTCGCAACGTTCGCCGCGAGGGAATTCTCCTATGA